A genomic segment from Symbiobacterium terraclitae encodes:
- a CDS encoding PP2C family protein-serine/threonine phosphatase, producing MQVTMAVAKVPKFGLTESGDSVELVERPRGGVTGILADGQQHGPPAKRLSQLVVAKAMHLVADGVRDGAVARGVHDYLYAVRNGKVTTELVLLSADTRTRTLVVTRNTHVPVLIRRADGSILRLDEPVEPIGMRETLRPVIAEIPLETGLAALACTDGVLSAGRRYGREWPVERLEELLRAADPDDMQALADRVLAEAMALDEGRPADDMSVLVVGVGDAGGDRIRRMSVTMKW from the coding sequence GTGCAGGTTACGATGGCGGTCGCGAAGGTGCCGAAGTTTGGACTGACTGAAAGCGGGGATTCTGTAGAACTGGTGGAGCGCCCGCGCGGGGGTGTGACGGGCATCCTGGCCGACGGGCAGCAGCACGGGCCGCCCGCCAAGCGGCTGAGCCAGCTGGTGGTGGCCAAGGCGATGCACCTGGTGGCGGACGGGGTGCGGGACGGCGCCGTCGCCCGGGGGGTGCACGACTACCTGTACGCGGTGCGGAACGGCAAGGTCACCACGGAGCTGGTGCTGCTCTCGGCCGACACCCGCACCCGGACCCTGGTGGTCACCCGGAACACCCACGTGCCGGTGCTGATCCGGCGGGCGGACGGCTCCATCCTGCGGCTGGACGAGCCGGTGGAGCCCATCGGCATGCGGGAGACGCTGCGGCCGGTGATCGCCGAGATCCCGCTGGAGACGGGGCTGGCGGCCCTGGCCTGCACCGACGGCGTCCTCTCCGCCGGCCGCCGGTACGGGCGGGAGTGGCCCGTGGAGCGGCTGGAGGAGCTCCTGCGGGCGGCAGACCCCGACGACATGCAGGCCCTGGCCGACCGGGTGCTGGCGGAGGCCATGGCCCTGGACGAGGGCCGGCCGGCCGACGACATGTCCGTGCTGGTGGTGGGCGTGGGCGACGCCGGCGGAGACCGCATCCGCCGCATGAGCGTGACGATGAAGTGGTGA
- a CDS encoding PTS transporter subunit EIIC, which yields MRTRAAFFQRISASLMIPLTFLPFPAVLVAIGTVFGVGPLESAGLELLRDWLPLFFALGIAVGFAEGDGMAVLSAAAGYLTMIAVAVGVAGDPALNVGVLGGVAAGAVATWLYGYASRARLPEFLALFSGKRMGPIAAAAAGVALGWIFGLIWPAFHAAIVALGQWIYAAGGTGALVYGGILRMLIPTGLHHILTQLVDYQMGAWTDPATGQVVVGEYIRFLHGDPEAGRLLSGFFLTLGFGPLGAGLAIAHEARPEQRRRVGGVMLTGVLTALILGITEPVEFAFIFASPLLFGLHVLFSAVASLLGYALDIHLGGYALPMALINWHRQQNGWLLLPLGVLWTLLYYVSFRLVIRWRRPPVLGQAGPGDAMGPGGNEAAGPSGDAAQAGAGPGAREQGEAAAILEALGGAGNVRSLTACMTRLRLELSDPAAVDEARLRALGAAGVVRAGSSVQVVLGARAGEVERAVQQEIARAGRSGI from the coding sequence GTGCGGACCCGGGCTGCGTTCTTCCAGCGGATCTCGGCCAGCCTGATGATTCCCCTCACCTTCCTGCCGTTTCCGGCTGTGCTGGTGGCCATCGGCACGGTGTTCGGCGTCGGCCCGCTGGAGTCGGCCGGGCTGGAGCTCCTGCGCGACTGGCTGCCGCTCTTCTTCGCGCTGGGCATCGCTGTCGGCTTCGCCGAGGGCGACGGCATGGCGGTGCTCTCCGCCGCAGCCGGCTACCTCACGATGATCGCCGTGGCGGTGGGGGTGGCCGGCGACCCCGCCCTGAACGTGGGCGTGCTCGGCGGCGTGGCCGCAGGGGCGGTGGCCACCTGGCTCTACGGGTACGCGTCCCGGGCGCGCCTGCCGGAGTTCCTGGCGCTGTTCTCGGGCAAGCGGATGGGCCCCATCGCCGCCGCGGCGGCCGGAGTGGCGCTTGGCTGGATCTTCGGCCTGATCTGGCCGGCCTTCCACGCGGCGATCGTCGCCCTGGGGCAGTGGATCTACGCCGCGGGCGGCACCGGCGCCCTCGTCTACGGCGGGATCCTGCGGATGCTGATCCCCACCGGCTTGCACCACATCCTGACGCAGCTGGTGGACTACCAGATGGGCGCCTGGACCGACCCCGCGACGGGTCAGGTGGTGGTCGGCGAGTACATCCGCTTCCTCCACGGCGACCCGGAGGCGGGGCGGCTGCTCTCAGGCTTCTTCCTCACCCTGGGCTTCGGCCCGCTGGGTGCGGGCCTGGCCATCGCCCACGAGGCCCGTCCCGAGCAGCGCCGGCGGGTGGGCGGCGTGATGCTCACCGGCGTCCTGACGGCTTTGATCCTGGGCATCACCGAGCCGGTGGAGTTCGCCTTCATCTTCGCCTCGCCGCTCCTGTTCGGCCTGCACGTGCTCTTCTCGGCGGTGGCGTCGCTCCTGGGCTACGCGCTGGACATCCACCTGGGCGGCTACGCCCTGCCGATGGCGCTGATCAACTGGCACCGGCAGCAGAACGGCTGGCTGCTGCTGCCGCTGGGCGTGCTCTGGACCCTGCTCTACTACGTGAGCTTCCGCCTCGTGATCCGCTGGCGCCGCCCCCCCGTCCTCGGGCAGGCCGGACCCGGGGATGCGATGGGGCCGGGGGGGAACGAGGCTGCGGGGCCATCTGGCGATGCGGCGCAGGCCGGGGCGGGCCCTGGCGCCCGGGAGCAGGGGGAGGCCGCCGCCATCCTGGAGGCTCTGGGCGGGGCCGGCAACGTGCGCAGCCTGACCGCCTGCATGACCCGCCTCCGCCTGGAGCTGAGCGACCCCGCTGCGGTGGACGAGGCCCGGCTGCGCGCCCTGGGCGCCGCCGGGGTCGTGCGGGCCGGGTCGTCGGTGCAGGTGGTCCTGGGCGCGCGGGCCGGCGAGGTCGAGCGGGCGGTGCAGCAGGAGATCGCCCGGGCCGGAAGGTCCGGGATCTGA